From Vigna unguiculata cultivar IT97K-499-35 chromosome 5, ASM411807v1, whole genome shotgun sequence, the proteins below share one genomic window:
- the LOC114184224 gene encoding zinc finger protein CONSTANS-like — protein sequence MFEQSSTASPIPSPSSSSYLFPHLTQFDTLPQLNNSHTSYCYNNYGGYSSNCSSGYSSYGASPTSVPTFMQRSVSSNSFNYTNNATHHPLSAFFAELLDSRDAPVRRVCSTGDLQGINGTQHNHLSDSPLSSESSMIIEGMNRACRYSPEEKKVRIERYRSKRNQRNFNKKIKYACRKTLADSRPRIRGRFARNDEIDKNSSIQWSQSGGDEEDEEDENWFTILDSLVAANFAQESQGSCSSYGVFY from the exons ATGTTTGAACAATCTTCCACTGCATCACCCATTCcttcaccttcttcttcttcttatctcTTCCCTCACCTCACTCAATTCGACACCCTCCCCCAACTCAACAACTCCCACACCAGTTACTGCTACAACAATTATGGTGGCTATAGCAGTAACTGTAGCAGTGGCTATAGCAGTTATGGTGCCTCTCCCACTTCTGTTCCCACCTTTATGCAGAGGAGTGTCAGTAGTAACTCCTTCAACTACACCAACAATGCCACCCACCACCCTCTTTCTGCTTTCTTCGCCGAATTGCTCGACTCTCGTGATGCTCCTGTTAGGAGAGTTTGCAGCACCGGTGATCTCCag GGGATTAATGGAACTCAACACAATCACCTCTCGGATAGTCCGTTATCAAGCGAAAGCAGCATGATCATAGAAGGTATGAACAGAGCTTGCAGATATAGCCCAGAGGAGAAGAAGGTGAGAATTGAGAGATACAGAAGCAAGAGGAACCAGAGGAATTTCAACAAGAAAATTAAg TATGCTTGCAGGAAAACATTGGCAGACAGCAGGCCACGCATCAGAGGAAGGTTTGCAAGGAATGATGAAATTGACAAGAACAGTTCAATTCAGTGGAGCCAAAGTGGTGGAgatgaagaggatgaagaagATGAGAATTGGTTCACCATCTTAGATTCCTTAGTTGCAGCAAATTTTGCTCAAGAGTCTCAAGGAAGTTGTTCCTCCTATGGTGTATTCTACTAG